In Octopus bimaculoides isolate UCB-OBI-ISO-001 chromosome 26, ASM119413v2, whole genome shotgun sequence, the following are encoded in one genomic region:
- the LOC106869463 gene encoding protein GVQW3-like, translating to MRRQAYSDGTTGRTQYIEWHGRFKTGKTSLKDVERSETPATNATPGNVKKCHKFMHEDHRRAINDIVDVVALSYGSVQAILMSELNMRQVSAKFLLRLLTTEQKDHRVEIYQDLRQRSGDDPPFIPRIITADERWVYGCEPET from the coding sequence ATGCGTCGGCAAGCTTACAGCGACGGGACGACGGGTCGTACGCAATATATCGAGTGGCACGGGCGTTTTAAAACCGGTAAAACGTCCCTGAAAGACGTTGAGCGATCTGAAACACCTGCCACGAACGCTACCCCCGGAAATGTGAAGAAATGTCATAAGTTTATGCATGAGGATCACCGGAGAGCAATCAacgatattgttgatgttgttgctctgTCGTATGGGTCCGTGCAGGCAATCTTAATGTCTGAATTAAACATGCGGCAAGTCTCTGCTAAGTTTCTTCTCCGCCTGTTGACCACCGAGCAGAAAGATCATCGCGTCGAAATCTATCAAGACCTCCGTCAGCGCTCCGGTGATGACCCACCCTTCATACCGAGGATCATCACCGCTGACGAGAGGTGGGTCTACGGCTGCGAACCTGAGACTTGA